The Streptomyces sp. NBC_00162 genome window below encodes:
- a CDS encoding DUF1918 domain-containing protein: MQASVGDQIVVHGRIVGQHDRTAEVIEVLGDDGTPPYRVRFDDGHETVMSPGPDTTVRHRPEGA, encoded by the coding sequence ATGCAGGCAAGCGTGGGCGACCAGATTGTGGTGCACGGGCGGATCGTGGGACAGCACGATCGGACAGCGGAGGTCATCGAGGTACTGGGAGATGACGGCACCCCGCCTTACCGGGTCCGCTTCGACGACGGACATGAGACCGTCATGAGCCCCGGCCCGGACACCACGGTGCGCCACCGGCCAGAGGGCGCATGA
- a CDS encoding STAS domain-containing protein encodes MNTTQVQHCGSSVLVSVGGELDEEAGTVLQQALDGVAIDARDLMVDLHGVVSMDSGGLLHVLELHRRAECLGLRVLVIGWQPQPQQLMAQIAGIRGPGSATGERYALAGFRRLLEQRAQHDRHFADFGVGTPILSTAPGE; translated from the coding sequence ATGAACACCACTCAGGTTCAGCACTGCGGCAGCTCCGTCCTGGTCAGTGTCGGCGGTGAACTCGATGAGGAAGCGGGAACGGTGCTCCAGCAGGCGCTGGACGGCGTCGCCATCGACGCGCGGGATCTCATGGTCGATCTACACGGCGTGGTGTCCATGGACTCCGGCGGTCTGCTCCACGTCCTGGAGCTGCACCGGCGCGCGGAGTGCCTTGGCCTGCGGGTCCTGGTCATCGGCTGGCAGCCTCAGCCCCAGCAGCTCATGGCCCAGATCGCCGGGATCCGCGGGCCGGGTTCGGCTACCGGGGAGCGGTACGCGCTGGCGGGCTTCCGCCGACTGCTAGAGCAACGCGCCCAGCATGATCGGCACTTCGCGGACTTCGGTGTCGGAACGCCGATCCTCTCGACTGCGCCGGGTGAGTGA
- a CDS encoding isoamylase early set domain-containing protein — protein MLERKLLKDRAQVTFVLPADIPPGQVSVVGDFNEWKPGAHTLEPRNDGTRAVTVGLPGKSVHSFRYLAAGDYWFDEDHADGHDGTNSLLHT, from the coding sequence ATGCTCGAACGCAAGCTGCTCAAGGACCGTGCTCAGGTCACCTTCGTCCTGCCCGCCGACATCCCGCCCGGCCAGGTGAGCGTGGTCGGTGACTTCAACGAGTGGAAGCCCGGCGCCCATACCCTGGAGCCCCGCAATGACGGCACCCGAGCCGTCACCGTCGGCCTGCCGGGCAAGAGCGTGCACTCCTTCCGCTACCTGGCGGCGGGTGACTACTGGTTCGACGAGGATCACGCCGACGGACACGACGGCACCAACAGCCTCCTGCACACCTGA
- a CDS encoding AAA family ATPase — protein sequence MAGLPGAGKSSVAEALGRELAAPVVSVDPIEAAMWRAGVARGQPTGLAAYVVAEAVADGVLALGQTVIIDAVNAVEEAREQWRLLAARHDVPVVFIEVVCSDAAVHRGRLEGRSRGIEGFHEPAWEAVERRREEFVPWSDDRLVLDSVIDLPSNVAAALGFLAAAS from the coding sequence ATGGCGGGGCTGCCTGGTGCGGGGAAGAGCTCGGTCGCCGAGGCGTTGGGGCGGGAGTTGGCCGCTCCGGTCGTGTCGGTGGATCCGATCGAGGCGGCGATGTGGCGTGCGGGGGTGGCTCGCGGGCAGCCCACGGGCCTTGCGGCGTATGTCGTGGCCGAGGCCGTGGCCGACGGTGTGCTGGCCCTGGGCCAGACGGTGATCATCGATGCGGTCAACGCGGTGGAGGAGGCGCGGGAGCAGTGGCGGTTGCTGGCGGCTCGTCATGACGTGCCGGTGGTGTTCATCGAGGTGGTGTGTTCGGATGCGGCGGTGCATCGCGGGCGGCTTGAGGGCCGGTCCCGGGGTATCGAGGGCTTCCATGAGCCGGCGTGGGAGGCGGTGGAGCGGCGACGGGAGGAGTTCGTACCGTGGTCGGATGACCGGTTGGTGCTGGACAGTGTGATCGACCTGCCGTCGAACGTCGCGGCGGCCCTGGGGTTCCTGGCCGCGGCGTCCTGA
- a CDS encoding FG-GAP repeat domain-containing protein gives MNHRRAGTGLTRPLAALLALAFPLTALSVITTPETAKATEQAAAEADSTPQAASEVRAYGLAKTSGQRVEIIDRRTEYSETYANPDGNLTLRQSTLPIWTRHKSVWRKTDPTLTQQEDGTLGPTASFGIAFSQGGDGPLVSMDRGGKKLALSWPGTLPEPVLGGNTALYKSVLPGVDLKLIAEVNGFAQHLLVTTPEAAANPALKTIKLAVTSEGVTLDEDHSDRLLAKDAAGNIVFSAPTPKMWEQPATSDPAGPAAKTALSSAMFSSAAVAEETAPDPQQAPVGADVTGNTLTLTPDPALLSSATQFPLVIDPIFTGGYTEKWAVVYSDTPSADYPWGSGWQSGNPWDEPRVGFNGTGDTQSFFAMNTNGLKGATILDATFAVEQTHSWGCDASAAGPTELWTSQDITTTPTWNTRNNYWGYKLAQGNFAHGHPTYCPGVEGYDFKSAALTSYVQEGWDPLVFGLRVPNSYLGNVNSFKRLRNNPVLEVTYNFPPEVTASGAYEGSWSPSGEGNKPVPCGATIGNSGLALTATLLDKDGGTVNPEFVVTTAAGASVPVSYVTNVASGGTATATVLAGNLPTGAYKWKVRAKDGEGPDSPYTADCAFTVDKTGPTSPVTVTKEDGSALTVHQARTKLRLKLKNAATDLAGFCWALDRPVSVSSSGCTDAWVPLAAGATETIVEIVPTGRPQSKLHVLAYDTAGNHSPVDGDADSTVIKTSPAAFVYAPGQSPLTKPATHDLLGDLNGDGYTDMYATSTDTNAELRFHAGDGTGKLTPYTVGFKGWAGALIAHGGDFTNLTSPTAAPDGYEDSLVRLPDGKLYLYPGTGRGGPMYWTRQTIAPPSDLGTQGWNRILQIVMPGDIDQRADTGFANGNDLVVRVCVDDACTDSRLRIYSGRTIAGGGADQNEPFDVQQANYVSTGTLWKDYTILAASDQNRDGIQDILARNKADGIAYLYPGKITDGKFSLGARTAFGNGGWQTTTRPLITSNGNAQGTVVNKSVNDEGTTISYREFQPKTGDDLADLWATTPADPNHTVTYDDGTGTTKTTTCPTGCLLFYPGTLTGYRTPLKVGDTNWSTTSTGIF, from the coding sequence ATGAATCACCGAAGAGCCGGCACAGGCCTGACCCGCCCGCTGGCCGCCCTTCTGGCCCTTGCCTTCCCGCTCACCGCGCTGAGCGTGATCACCACCCCCGAGACCGCCAAAGCCACCGAACAGGCAGCCGCCGAGGCGGACAGCACGCCACAAGCCGCATCGGAGGTGAGGGCCTACGGCCTCGCCAAGACCTCGGGCCAGCGCGTCGAGATCATCGACCGCCGCACCGAGTACTCCGAGACCTACGCGAACCCCGACGGAAACCTGACTTTGCGGCAGTCCACGCTGCCCATCTGGACACGCCACAAATCCGTGTGGCGCAAGACCGACCCCACGCTCACCCAGCAGGAGGACGGAACACTCGGCCCGACCGCGTCCTTCGGCATCGCCTTCTCCCAGGGTGGAGACGGCCCGCTGGTCTCGATGGACCGCGGCGGCAAGAAGCTGGCCCTGTCATGGCCGGGCACGCTCCCGGAGCCGGTGTTGGGAGGGAACACCGCGCTCTACAAGTCAGTGCTGCCCGGCGTCGACCTCAAGCTGATCGCCGAGGTCAACGGCTTCGCCCAGCACCTCCTCGTCACCACCCCCGAGGCCGCCGCCAACCCGGCCCTGAAGACGATCAAACTCGCCGTCACCTCCGAAGGCGTGACACTCGACGAAGACCACAGCGACCGGCTCCTCGCCAAGGACGCCGCCGGCAACATCGTCTTCAGCGCACCCACCCCCAAGATGTGGGAGCAGCCAGCCACCAGCGACCCGGCCGGCCCGGCGGCAAAAACCGCCCTCTCCTCGGCGATGTTCTCCAGCGCCGCCGTCGCCGAGGAGACGGCGCCGGACCCGCAGCAGGCCCCCGTAGGCGCGGACGTCACAGGCAATACCCTCACGCTGACCCCCGACCCCGCTCTGCTGTCCTCGGCGACACAGTTCCCGCTGGTCATCGACCCCATCTTCACCGGCGGCTACACCGAGAAGTGGGCCGTGGTGTACTCAGACACCCCGAGCGCGGACTACCCCTGGGGCTCCGGCTGGCAGTCCGGAAACCCCTGGGACGAGCCACGCGTGGGGTTCAACGGCACCGGCGACACCCAGTCGTTCTTCGCCATGAACACCAACGGCCTCAAAGGCGCCACCATCCTCGACGCCACTTTCGCCGTCGAGCAGACCCACTCCTGGGGCTGCGACGCCTCTGCGGCCGGCCCCACCGAGCTGTGGACCTCCCAGGACATCACCACCACCCCGACCTGGAACACCCGCAACAACTACTGGGGCTACAAACTCGCCCAGGGCAATTTCGCTCACGGCCACCCGACCTACTGCCCGGGCGTGGAGGGTTACGACTTCAAGTCCGCAGCCCTGACCTCCTACGTCCAGGAGGGCTGGGACCCGCTCGTCTTCGGCCTGCGCGTCCCCAACTCATACCTCGGCAACGTCAACAGCTTCAAGCGTCTGCGGAACAACCCCGTCCTGGAGGTCACCTACAACTTCCCGCCCGAGGTCACCGCCAGCGGAGCCTACGAAGGCAGCTGGTCCCCCTCAGGCGAGGGCAACAAGCCGGTGCCCTGCGGGGCCACTATCGGCAACAGCGGCCTGGCCCTGACAGCCACTCTCCTCGACAAGGACGGCGGCACCGTCAATCCCGAATTCGTCGTCACCACCGCCGCAGGCGCCTCCGTACCCGTCTCCTACGTCACCAACGTGGCCAGCGGCGGCACCGCCACCGCCACAGTCCTCGCCGGCAATCTCCCCACCGGCGCCTACAAATGGAAGGTCCGCGCAAAGGACGGCGAAGGGCCCGACAGCCCCTACACAGCCGACTGCGCCTTCACCGTCGACAAGACCGGGCCCACCAGTCCCGTCACCGTCACCAAAGAAGACGGCAGCGCGCTGACCGTCCATCAGGCCCGTACCAAGCTCCGCCTGAAACTCAAGAACGCGGCCACCGATCTGGCCGGCTTCTGCTGGGCCCTCGACCGCCCGGTGTCGGTCTCGAGCAGCGGTTGCACAGACGCCTGGGTCCCCCTCGCCGCAGGAGCCACCGAGACGATCGTCGAAATCGTCCCCACCGGCCGCCCCCAGAGCAAGCTCCACGTCCTCGCCTACGACACAGCGGGCAACCACTCACCAGTCGACGGCGACGCCGACAGCACCGTGATCAAAACCTCCCCCGCTGCCTTCGTCTACGCCCCAGGCCAAAGCCCACTGACCAAACCCGCCACCCATGACCTCCTCGGCGACCTCAACGGCGATGGCTACACCGACATGTACGCCACCAGCACCGACACCAACGCCGAACTCCGATTCCACGCCGGCGACGGCACCGGCAAGCTCACCCCCTACACCGTCGGCTTCAAGGGCTGGGCGGGGGCGCTCATCGCCCACGGCGGAGACTTCACCAACCTCACCAGCCCCACCGCGGCACCCGACGGCTACGAAGACTCCCTCGTGCGCCTCCCCGACGGCAAGCTCTACCTCTACCCCGGCACCGGCAGAGGCGGCCCCATGTACTGGACCCGCCAGACAATCGCACCGCCCTCCGACCTCGGCACCCAAGGCTGGAACCGCATACTGCAGATCGTCATGCCCGGAGACATAGACCAACGCGCCGACACCGGCTTCGCCAACGGCAACGACCTCGTCGTCCGCGTATGCGTCGACGACGCCTGCACCGACTCGCGCCTGCGCATCTACTCCGGCCGCACCATAGCCGGTGGAGGCGCCGACCAGAACGAGCCCTTCGACGTGCAGCAGGCCAACTACGTCAGCACCGGCACGCTGTGGAAGGACTACACCATCCTCGCCGCCAGCGACCAGAACCGCGACGGGATCCAGGACATCCTCGCCCGCAACAAAGCCGACGGAATCGCCTACCTCTACCCCGGCAAAATCACAGACGGCAAATTCAGCCTCGGCGCACGCACCGCCTTCGGCAACGGCGGCTGGCAGACCACCACCCGCCCCCTGATCACCTCAAACGGCAACGCCCAAGGCACCGTCGTCAACAAGAGCGTCAACGACGAAGGCACCACCATCTCCTACCGCGAGTTCCAGCCCAAGACCGGTGACGACCTCGCTGACCTGTGGGCCACCACCCCAGCCGACCCCAACCACACCGTCACCTACGACGACGGCACCGGCACGACCAAAACCACCACCTGCCCAACCGGCTGCCTCCTCTTCTACCCCGGCACCCTGACCGGCTACAGGACACCCCTCAAGGTCGGCGACACCAACTGGAGCACCACGAGCACCGGAATCTTCTAG